From a single Athene noctua chromosome 2, bAthNoc1.hap1.1, whole genome shotgun sequence genomic region:
- the HHLA1 gene encoding LOW QUALITY PROTEIN: HERV-H LTR-associating protein 1 (The sequence of the model RefSeq protein was modified relative to this genomic sequence to represent the inferred CDS: substituted 1 base at 1 genomic stop codon) produces the protein MQRKLYVLVSMEEQLSGEDSRELKIQNSXTCWNSESVMQWFCWHVAVKMSLGFLCLFLVFNTVSCIRRESKKDKQVAVLATAELPAKSLDLAAINLTELVNNMLNTALRGTKKLFSLLSVTSYSSFAFHKVSVTIYNISNLKNVDPGKFPMHYCYCLNNVTNDLTDFTALLVDIIGNSTSYLTEIFKSASILSVRQSNDSDCIYICMMTGQTGRNLSDFWEMLEQSPVINYTFSSNASSDQDLDMIFSSFMKLQEDPNRTVDPSAEHVWTFKTTRIPLALKGEETPTMKFPPWPKTVGVKGSGFSSLQVDVSRPRGTAGPPPASGESSAPWPALRPSPTGVYAFWMQMVSPQETSKVMQTEPDLPSSVLSTPPYRPGVTLKLYSATRCPQAILKETRVTSPPVTLIVQKINPCVMELCRFFQLCLCVGQRRYSRKEAMRYCVEYYSWFLKSASYVCERVKRVTYSHTLKQKCLKNICTSV, from the exons AACAGCTAAACCTGCTGGAATTCCGAGTCCGTAATGCAGTGGTTCTGCTGGCACGTGGCAGTGAAGATGAGCCTGGGATTTCTGTGTCTCTTTCTGGTTTTCAACACAG TTTCATGCAtaagaagagaaagcaagaaagacaAGCAAGTGGCAGTGCTGGCTACCGCAG agctgcctgcaaagTCCTTGGATCTGGCTGCTATTAACCTGACAGAGCTGGTGAACAACATGCTGAACACAGCACTCAGAG GTACCAAAAAACTCTTCTCTTTGCTGAGCGTCACATCTTACAGCTCATTTGCCTTCCACAAAGTGTCAGTCACCATTTACAACA TTTCTAACTTGAAAAATGTTGACCCTGGCAAGTTCCCTATGCATTACTGCTACTGTTTGAACAATGTGACAAATGACTTGACAG ATTTTACAGCTTTACTTGTTGATATTATTGGAAACTCCACCAGTTACCTCACAGAAATTTTCAAATCTGCTTCTATTCTCTCAG TCCGTCAGAGCAATGATTCAGATTGTATCTACATCTGCATGATGACAGGACAGACAG GGAGAAATCTGTCTGACTTCTGGGAAATGCTGGAGCAGTCTCCTGTTATTAATTACACATTTTCCAGTAACGCATCTTCTGACCAGG ACTTAGACATGATTTTTTCAAGTTTCATGAAATTACAGGAAGACCCAAACAGAACAGTGGATCCATCAGCAGAACATGTGTGGACGTTTAAAA CTACCAGGATCCCTCTTGCCCTGAAAGGAGAGGAAACCCCCACCATGAAGTTCCCACCATGGCCAAAGACAGTTGGAGTGAAAGGATCAGGGTTTTCATCTCTGCAGGTGGATGTTTCCAGACCACGAGGCACGGCCGGACCCCCCCCGGCCTCGGGGGAGAGCTCAGCCCCATGGCCAGCCCTGCGGCCCAGCCCCA CCGGTGTGTATGCATTTTGGATGCAGATGGTGTCTCCTCAAGAAACCAGCAAAGTGATGCAAACAGAGCCAG ATTTGCCTTCTTCAGTACTGTCTACACCACCCTATAGGCCTGGTGTGACATTGAAACTTTACTCAGCTACCA GGTGTCCACAGGCAATCCTCAAAGAGACCCGTGTGACCTCGCCTCCTGTCACTCTTATAGTGCAAAAGATCAATCCCTGTGTGATGGAGCTCTGCAGGTTCTTTCAGCTGTGTCTCTGTGTTGGACAGAGAAGATACTCCAGAAAGGAAGCTATGAG GTACTGTGTTGAATACTATTCCTGGTTCTTGAAAAGCGCAAGTTATGTCTGTGAAAGAGTCAAAAGAGTTACTTACTCACACA cattaaaacaaaaatgccttAAAAACATCTGTACATCGGTCTAG